From Flavobacteriales bacterium, a single genomic window includes:
- a CDS encoding Hpt domain-containing protein, producing MDNAFQQGPVMPVTDLSYLNDLSGGDPAFVVEMIDLFNDKIPEYLQQLENHMLKQDWQEVKALAHTIKPNIDYMGIDNLKEVVRRIEKLAGEETETEEIPALLSKMKEVCSEAIQELRVEADKLR from the coding sequence ATGGATAATGCGTTTCAACAAGGCCCAGTTATGCCTGTGACTGATTTATCATATCTCAACGACCTCTCTGGAGGAGACCCAGCCTTTGTGGTTGAAATGATTGACTTGTTCAATGACAAAATCCCGGAATACCTCCAGCAACTGGAAAATCATATGTTGAAACAGGATTGGCAGGAGGTAAAAGCGCTGGCACATACCATCAAACCCAACATTGATTATATGGGAATTGATAACCTGAAAGAAGTGGTCCGCCGCATTGAAAAATTGGCTGGTGAAGAAACGGAAACCGAAGAAATTCCTGCGCTACTTAGTAAGATGAAGGAAGTTTGCTCGGAAGCAATTCAGGAATTAAGAGTTGAAGCAGATAAGCTTCGCTGA
- a CDS encoding fused response regulator/phosphatase, whose protein sequence is MSELHEKILIVDDNRMNIAAVRASLKGLDSNHKLLEAETATEGIRLAKNELPDLILLDIRLPDKDGFEVARVLKSNKATAHIPIIYISGLDDVDSKLRGFTSGGVDYIIKPFYRQEVLARVKTQLKIHRLQQSLETRNREINESIGYAKRIQEAFLPSQEIMKKLFPSHFVFYKPKDVLSGDLYWVREYHGDVMVACIDCTGHGIPGALISLVGINLLNRAAGVEADKSPAEILHEVDKRLIDSLHQNGENGNSQDGMDIALCRIDKSRRKVTFSGAYRPLIQVSNGNIKEWKGDKYPVGGTQQKKKDFSNQEITLEKGDALYMFTDGITDQFGGPSGKKLTAKRLRKAFTDMGTLSPDKQKKGIKKMFDEWQNDLEQVDDVLVMGLFF, encoded by the coding sequence ATGTCAGAATTACACGAAAAGATCCTGATTGTTGATGACAACAGGATGAACATTGCTGCCGTGAGGGCAAGCTTGAAGGGTTTGGACTCCAACCACAAATTGTTGGAGGCAGAAACTGCTACTGAAGGAATACGGCTTGCCAAGAACGAGCTTCCGGACCTTATTCTCCTTGATATCCGCCTTCCGGACAAAGACGGGTTTGAGGTAGCCCGTGTACTGAAATCCAATAAAGCCACGGCCCATATTCCTATCATTTACATATCCGGTTTGGATGATGTTGATTCAAAACTGCGTGGATTCACATCAGGTGGCGTGGATTACATTATCAAACCTTTTTACCGGCAGGAAGTCCTGGCACGTGTAAAAACGCAGCTGAAGATTCATCGCCTGCAACAAAGTCTGGAAACCCGGAACCGGGAGATTAACGAAAGCATAGGGTACGCGAAACGGATTCAGGAAGCTTTTCTCCCGTCACAGGAGATCATGAAAAAACTGTTCCCATCACATTTTGTCTTCTATAAACCCAAAGACGTTCTCTCGGGAGACCTGTATTGGGTAAGGGAGTATCACGGTGATGTGATGGTTGCCTGTATTGATTGCACCGGACATGGCATTCCGGGAGCACTTATTTCCCTGGTAGGCATCAATCTCCTCAACAGGGCCGCAGGCGTAGAGGCAGACAAATCGCCAGCTGAGATTCTTCATGAAGTTGACAAGCGGCTGATCGACTCTTTGCATCAGAATGGAGAGAACGGAAACTCTCAGGATGGCATGGACATCGCTTTGTGTCGTATTGATAAAAGTCGTCGCAAAGTGACTTTCTCAGGTGCATACCGTCCCCTCATTCAGGTAAGCAATGGCAATATCAAGGAGTGGAAGGGAGATAAGTACCCTGTTGGCGGTACGCAACAGAAGAAGAAGGATTTCAGCAACCAGGAAATCACGCTGGAGAAGGGGGATGCACTGTATATGTTTACTGATGGCATCACCGATCAGTTCGGTGGACCTTCCGGAAAGAAATTAACCGCCAAACGTCTGCGCAAAGCATTTACAGACATGGGCACGCTGTCTCCCGATAAACAAAAGAAAGGCATCAAGAAGATGTTTGATGAGTGGCAGAACGATTTGGAACAAGTAGATGATGTACTTGTAATGGGGCTGTTCTTCTGA